Proteins from a genomic interval of Rhodothermales bacterium:
- a CDS encoding response regulator, with product MTSSDHVEGDGNGLNSPMSSDDRNIRVWLVEDDREYRDTALYILGNTTGISCEATFHSVEQMVTGWSEGRKTPDVILMDVGLPGQTGLEGARWVKAHAPQTPVVMLTIQDSADVIYSALRAGASGYILKDTPIDKLVAAIRAAAAGGTLMSAPVATKVLGFFSSQDSRSDFGLTDRELEVLTLMAEGLPHAQIAERLYLSGHTVENHLRSIYRKLHVSSGLQAVVKAMRSGIV from the coding sequence ATGACAAGTTCTGACCATGTGGAGGGCGATGGGAATGGACTAAACTCCCCCATGTCATCGGATGACAGGAATATCCGCGTCTGGTTGGTGGAGGACGATCGCGAGTACCGGGATACGGCACTCTATATCCTGGGGAATACCACCGGTATCTCTTGTGAGGCGACCTTTCATTCGGTGGAGCAGATGGTCACGGGCTGGAGCGAGGGTCGAAAGACCCCGGACGTCATTCTCATGGACGTCGGTCTGCCTGGTCAGACCGGCCTCGAGGGTGCGCGCTGGGTCAAGGCTCACGCTCCCCAGACCCCGGTGGTGATGTTGACCATCCAGGACTCGGCGGATGTGATCTACTCCGCCCTTCGGGCGGGGGCATCCGGATACATCCTGAAAGACACGCCGATAGACAAGTTGGTGGCGGCGATCCGTGCGGCCGCGGCCGGCGGCACCCTGATGTCCGCCCCCGTGGCGACCAAAGTGCTCGGCTTTTTTTCCAGTCAGGACTCGCGGAGCGATTTCGGTCTGACCGACCGCGAACTGGAAGTATTGACGCTGATGGCCGAGGGCCTGCCCCACGCGCAGATCGCCGAGCGGCTCTATCTGTCGGGGCACACCGTCGAGAACCATCTACGGTCGATTTATCGCAAGCTGCATGTCAGCAGCGGCCTGCAGGCCGTGGTCAAGGCGATGCGGTCGGGAATTGTTTGA
- a CDS encoding T9SS type A sorting domain-containing protein, translated as MTQISAVPILGEVGVGNIDSNGLLDVWAVSGTGITGWFADGAQDFEQLSDNAGALHDLDGDGDLDLFTGYLYQENLGGVFDVATSPLQIDFCFGQFGLVEISGDGFPDVVVHDPCTATLRAFFSTGPAMFDPAVILFATTSDVQAIRGVNLDGDADMDVAFAYPSESRLVLLTNVDGVGTLVESTLVAGTGWLDRFAIGDLNGDGSDDLVARNLSGSQIAWAPGDGTGNLGAPVSIGSGNDEQLADMDGDGDLDIVAKWSGIGWFANDGSGAFAPFMSVLSNPTNADFETGSLFGDPFADLVVYSRGNSRVEVHANLGEGTDFFLFPLTESQIGQPANLVTADFDQDGADELALRGAGSELWYLDVLDGRTPRLLDRGVNVAELGSGDFSRDNVPDLLGFQFNQTGSVFRYENFDGSGYFSIREGLADFAFPETMQNGVAADVNGDGLTDLVANVWNSTTGTSHAATMLQDPDGSFGTPTLSPGVSGYIDAFRPGDVDGDGLLDLLAQDVQNRETVWLPNLTGQDFGPAVSIVSGLCVQFLEVGNLNGDGLVDFVLNDCSSGAIIPWVNDGAAFTPGPAIVQNCHDGLLLEDFRGLNRDDLILGNACTGDVTHFENDGQGQFPTSSQVVQGLSGQGFDFSAGDMDGDGAPDLVFALQFGDEVQWLRNLSAVQAPELVLVSVCDPTGCTDVRLGRAMGATDGFDPPLDTFAPPPPPPGARDARFQRDGEDYIIDVISNAGNAAAWDLAFDGQGDVAVVWDPTTLPPGGDWRLTDPGGSGLDIDMRSDPVYLDIDDLGAVRIQFSAVAQVALNLQSTWNMVSLPLERTETAEQLFPGAIPGSWYAFDGLYARPATDQFSCGEGYWLRMTTGGVTNLQGPPCQQFDLPLLEGWNMVGGPACSVGIGFVQDPSSILITGTLFDYSAGYQPASRFEPGVGYWIRAAADGTISFDCATSAKSGAVDPAAGPLEGFSIVNLRDDRGGIQRLYWGGTLPAGLDRRAYSTPPPAAGQAFAAEFEDGRYVSEAAGTILLQDAEMPLEIRSDRAVTAVGLDASGRELVRLSLEPGAPVRITDPGLAMIRLGEEVPTEYILEPAYPNPFNPEATVAFQLPTEEHVTLQVFDVLGRLVTTLVNGEPLAAGRHEIRLDGSSWSSGVYVVRLQVSDRALVRRVILAK; from the coding sequence GTGACTCAAATCTCCGCCGTTCCCATACTCGGCGAGGTTGGAGTCGGAAACATCGACAGCAACGGCCTTCTCGATGTCTGGGCGGTCTCTGGCACCGGAATAACGGGCTGGTTTGCAGACGGGGCCCAGGACTTTGAGCAACTGAGCGACAACGCAGGCGCCTTGCATGACCTCGATGGCGACGGAGATCTGGACCTGTTCACGGGCTATCTGTACCAGGAGAATCTTGGGGGAGTCTTTGATGTTGCGACTTCGCCACTGCAGATAGACTTCTGTTTCGGGCAGTTCGGCCTGGTCGAGATCTCGGGGGATGGGTTTCCCGACGTGGTCGTGCATGACCCGTGTACGGCGACCCTGAGGGCTTTCTTCTCAACTGGCCCGGCGATGTTCGACCCGGCCGTGATTCTCTTCGCGACAACGTCGGACGTTCAGGCGATTCGGGGGGTCAACCTGGATGGCGACGCGGACATGGATGTTGCGTTCGCCTATCCTTCGGAGTCGAGGTTGGTACTCCTCACGAATGTGGACGGCGTCGGCACCCTTGTAGAGTCGACGTTAGTCGCCGGTACCGGCTGGCTTGATCGATTTGCCATTGGAGACCTTAACGGTGATGGCAGTGACGATCTGGTCGCCCGCAACCTGTCCGGGAGCCAGATAGCTTGGGCCCCTGGAGATGGCACCGGAAATCTGGGGGCGCCTGTCTCTATCGGATCGGGCAACGACGAACAGTTGGCCGACATGGACGGAGACGGCGACCTCGATATCGTGGCCAAGTGGTCGGGGATCGGCTGGTTCGCAAACGACGGAAGCGGTGCGTTTGCGCCGTTCATGTCGGTGCTTTCCAACCCAACCAACGCGGACTTTGAGACCGGAAGCCTGTTTGGCGACCCCTTTGCGGACTTGGTGGTCTACTCCCGTGGGAACTCACGGGTCGAGGTGCATGCCAACCTGGGTGAGGGGACGGACTTTTTCCTCTTTCCCTTGACGGAGTCCCAAATTGGGCAGCCTGCCAATCTGGTCACAGCCGATTTCGACCAGGATGGGGCAGATGAGCTGGCCCTACGGGGTGCCGGCAGTGAACTGTGGTATCTGGATGTGTTGGACGGACGCACCCCGCGGCTATTGGACCGAGGAGTCAACGTCGCCGAGCTCGGTTCGGGCGACTTCAGCCGAGACAACGTTCCGGACCTCCTGGGCTTTCAATTCAATCAGACGGGGTCCGTGTTTCGCTACGAAAACTTCGACGGATCTGGCTACTTCTCCATTCGCGAAGGTCTCGCCGACTTCGCGTTCCCGGAAACGATGCAAAACGGTGTCGCGGCTGATGTGAACGGGGACGGTCTGACGGACCTGGTGGCTAATGTTTGGAATAGCACCACCGGGACCAGCCACGCCGCGACCATGCTCCAGGACCCGGACGGCAGTTTCGGTACTCCCACCCTGTCGCCGGGTGTGTCCGGGTACATCGACGCATTTCGGCCGGGCGATGTCGATGGCGACGGGCTTCTGGACCTTCTGGCTCAGGACGTACAGAACAGGGAGACGGTGTGGCTTCCGAACCTGACTGGACAGGATTTCGGGCCAGCTGTTTCCATTGTCAGCGGACTGTGTGTCCAGTTCCTCGAAGTCGGGAATCTAAACGGAGACGGCTTGGTCGACTTCGTGCTCAACGATTGCTCCAGCGGCGCCATCATTCCATGGGTGAATGACGGCGCGGCCTTTACGCCGGGCCCTGCCATTGTGCAGAACTGTCACGACGGTCTCCTGCTTGAAGATTTCAGGGGACTCAATCGAGACGATCTGATTTTGGGCAACGCATGCACTGGCGATGTGACTCATTTTGAGAACGACGGACAGGGTCAGTTTCCCACTTCTAGTCAGGTCGTCCAGGGGTTGAGCGGGCAAGGCTTTGACTTCTCGGCAGGCGATATGGATGGGGACGGCGCGCCTGACTTGGTGTTCGCGCTGCAGTTTGGTGACGAAGTGCAGTGGTTGCGCAATCTGTCGGCCGTTCAGGCGCCCGAGTTGGTTCTCGTGTCGGTGTGTGATCCGACTGGCTGCACCGATGTGAGATTGGGCCGGGCGATGGGAGCGACAGATGGATTTGACCCCCCCTTGGACACCTTCGCACCGCCACCACCGCCCCCTGGAGCCCGCGATGCTCGTTTTCAGCGGGACGGCGAGGACTACATCATTGACGTGATCTCGAATGCCGGGAACGCGGCTGCCTGGGACCTGGCTTTTGATGGCCAAGGCGATGTTGCGGTCGTCTGGGACCCCACCACACTTCCCCCGGGCGGCGATTGGCGCCTGACCGACCCAGGCGGCAGTGGCCTAGACATTGATATGCGGAGCGACCCTGTCTACCTGGACATCGATGATTTGGGCGCCGTGCGCATCCAGTTCTCAGCGGTCGCGCAGGTGGCTCTCAACCTTCAGTCGACCTGGAACATGGTCAGCCTGCCTCTCGAAAGAACGGAGACTGCGGAGCAGCTATTCCCCGGGGCCATACCCGGTTCGTGGTACGCCTTTGATGGCCTCTACGCGCGGCCCGCAACCGATCAATTTTCCTGTGGAGAAGGGTACTGGCTCAGGATGACCACGGGGGGTGTGACCAACCTTCAGGGACCGCCATGTCAGCAGTTCGACCTGCCACTGCTGGAGGGCTGGAACATGGTGGGTGGCCCCGCCTGCTCCGTCGGTATCGGTTTCGTCCAGGATCCCAGCTCGATACTGATTACCGGGACTCTGTTTGACTACAGTGCCGGGTATCAGCCTGCATCTCGCTTCGAGCCGGGCGTTGGGTATTGGATCCGTGCTGCTGCAGACGGCACCATTTCCTTTGACTGTGCCACATCGGCCAAGTCCGGCGCAGTAGACCCGGCAGCCGGTCCGCTTGAGGGGTTCTCCATCGTCAATCTTCGAGACGACCGCGGAGGCATCCAGCGCCTGTACTGGGGAGGCACCCTGCCGGCTGGGCTGGACCGGCGCGCCTATTCAACGCCGCCACCCGCCGCCGGACAGGCCTTCGCGGCAGAGTTCGAGGACGGCCGGTACGTCAGCGAGGCAGCCGGAACGATTCTCTTGCAGGATGCAGAAATGCCGCTGGAAATTCGCTCTGATCGAGCGGTTACGGCTGTAGGCCTGGATGCTTCGGGCCGGGAGCTCGTCCGACTCTCCCTGGAGCCGGGAGCCCCGGTCCGTATCACTGATCCGGGCCTCGCAATGATACGCCTGGGAGAGGAGGTGCCGACCGAGTACATCCTCGAGCCTGCCTACCCGAACCCGTTCAATCCGGAGGCGACCGTCGCATTCCAGTTGCCGACGGAAGAGCACGTTACCCTTCAGGTTTTTGACGTCCTGGGCCGCCTCGTCACCACGTTGGTCAACGGAGAGCCTCTAGCGGCAGGCCGCCACGAGATCAGACTTGACGGCAGCAGCTGGTCGAGTGGGGTATACGTCGTGCGACTTCAGGTCTCCGATCGGGCGCTGGTCCGGCGAGTGATCCTCGCAAAATAG